From the genome of Eucalyptus grandis isolate ANBG69807.140 chromosome 2, ASM1654582v1, whole genome shotgun sequence, one region includes:
- the LOC104434766 gene encoding G-type lectin S-receptor-like serine/threonine-protein kinase At1g61490: protein MNSSNGKSVKEIPQKSEHVYQLKQKGASEFTLFSFSSLLLATNNFDATNKLGQGGFGPVFKGMLNDGKEIAVKRLSSSSGQGMDEFKNEIVLISKLQHRNLVRLMGCCVEGEEKILVYEYLSNKSLDSFLFDSKRKAELNWDTRFRIIQGIASGLLYLHRDSYLRVIHRDLKASNILLDEKMNPRISDFGLARIFEGTQVLLNTHKVVGTLGYMSPEYIMGGIFSEKSDVYSFGVLLLEIVVGKKNTSLYYRGQHFNLLSYAWQLWSEDRGPDLRDEAIVNTCPPSEAMRCIQVGLLCVQDQMTDLPNMLSVVRMLSGESDLPQPRPPTFTFQRGNPSQDKEAQGESIFSMNTMTNSVVEGR, encoded by the exons ATCAGCTGAAGCAAAAGGGCGCATCCGAATTTACGCTGTTCAGTTTTAGTAGCTTACTTCTTGCAACTAACAACTTTGATGCAACAAATAAACTTGGCCAAGGAGGGTTTGGACCCGTTTTTAAG GGAATGCTGAATGATGGAAAGGAGATAGCTGTCAAAAGACTTTCCAGTAGCTCAGGCCAAGGCATGGATGAGTTTAAGAATGAGATCGTTCTAATATCGAAACTTCAGCATCGAAATCTGGTCAGACTCATGGGCTGCTGCgtcgaaggagaagaaaagattttAGTATACGAATACTTGTCAAACAAAAGCTTAGATTCCTTTCTGTTTG attcaaaaaggaaagcagaaCTCAACTGGGATACACGTTTTCGCATCATTCAAGGGATTGCGAGTGGGCTCCTGTATCTGCATCGCGATTCTTACCTTCGAGTTATCCATCGAGATTTGAAGGCAAGCAATATTCTCTTGGATGAGAAAATGAACCCAAGAATTTCGGACTTTGGGCTGGCGCGGATCTTCGAAGGCACTCAAGTTTTGCTAAATACTCACAAAGTTGTAGGAACACT AGGATATATGTCTCCTGAGTACATCATGGGAGGGATATTTTCTGAGAAATCCGATGTTTATAGCTTTGGGGTGTTGCTACTTGAGATCGTTGTCGGCAAAAAGAACACGAGCTTATACTACCGTGGCCAGCATTTCAATCTTCTTTCCTAT GCATGGCAACTGTGGAGTGAAGATAGAGGACCAGACCTAAGGGATGAAGCTATAGTTAATACTTGTCCGCCATCAGAAGCAATGAGATGCATTCAGGTGGGGCTTCTCTGTGTGCAGGACCAAATGACGGACCTACCCAACATGCTATCCGTAGTTCGGATGCTGAGCGGTGAGTCAGATCTTCCTCAGCCGAGACCTCCAACGTTCACCTTCCAAAGGGGAAATCCAAGTCAAGATAAGGAGGCACAAGGGGAAAGTATTTTTTCCATGAACACCATGACGAATTCTGTGgtggaaggaagatga